In one window of Erythrolamprus reginae isolate rEryReg1 chromosome 1, rEryReg1.hap1, whole genome shotgun sequence DNA:
- the LOC139154371 gene encoding rac GTPase-activating protein 1-like isoform X1, whose translation MHRFGPPIMQHLNQLLELADFNSNAEKEYIQIAKGFEEIRQRSRQLDRDLQKAKQQLRQSETESSVLKVKLKHAWNQVEVEVKKRRLAEAKLEKKKCKLQLFYDYLMADPPTSPLTKDQHVDMTTAERLHFRRSSLLPRKQGLCPIEEIDTSILSDISSDHLDEEVDIRMIRPVKSKNRMRLSLAPLVQPSVAARHSQRSGAFTNNLTSVWNSTDESGRQNSQVGSKTIGPVFGGTIHPSEKPPLQQHQLASKIVIRLAWCVVCKSRLCFGRKALRCQSCQLLMHPECKEQCPLQCVSGAYSRVKEGILADFAPSKPPLVPPIVVQCVVQIEKRGLQDARLYRVPGAEPLVREWKYKLLAAQGALPPFDLVDDVHVICSILKDFLRNLKEPLVTFFLHSAFLKAAEILDESACHTELCRIVKKLPVTNRDTLAFLMLHLHRVMQSPDCQMDRHNLASIFGPLLVGHSTPRPSPLVIMEGRPHQCLVISHLLTLPLTFWKHFIEEEPENLVSSVHQPIVMNEQEASPVQLSPGNGCFQNKIHNCMDTTLPLLNVSHAKKTGSLFPPPK comes from the exons AATATATTCAGATTGCCAAGGGTTTTGAGGAGATACGCCAGCGAAGCCGCCAGCTGGATCGCGATTTGCAGAAGGCAAAGCAGCAGTTACGTCAATCAGAAACGGAGAGTTCTGTGCTGAAGGTGAagttgaaacatgcctggaacCAAGTAGAGGTGGAAGTGAAGAAAAGACGTTTGGCAGAAGCTAAGCTGGAAAAGAAG AAATGCAAGTTGCAGCTTTTCTATGACTACCTGATGGCGGATCCACCGACCAGTCCCCTCACCAAAGATCAGCATGTAGACATGACCACTGCTGAAAGGCTGCATTTCAGACGCAGTAGCCTACTGCCTAGAAAACA GGGATTGTGTCCAATAGAAGAAATTGATACCTCGATTCTATCTGACATCAGTTCTGACCACTTGGATGAGGAAGTG gATATAAGGATGATCAGACCTGTCAAAAGCAAAAACAGAATG cgTTTGTCCCTGGCCCCCTTGGTTCAACCATCAGTAGCAGCCAGGCACTCACAGCGCTCCGGAGCTTTTACTAACAAT CTCACTTCTGTCTGGAATAGCACTGATGAATCTGGTAGACAAAATAGCCAGGTTGGAAGCAAGACCATTGGACCTGTCTTCGGGGGAACTATTCATCCATCAGAAAAGCCACCACTCCAGCAACACCAATTGGCTTCCAAAATA GTGATTCGTCTGGCCTGGTGTGTCGTTTGCAAATCCCGCCTGTGCTTTGGGAGGAAGGCACTTAGGTGTCAGTCATGTCAGCTTCTAATGCATCCAGAGTGCAAAGAACAGTGTCCCCTGCAGTGTGTGTCAGGTGCCTACTCCAGAGTGAAAGAG GGTATACTGGCTGATTTTGCGCCTTCCAAGCCACCTCTGGTGCCCCCCATTGTGGTTCAATGTGTGGTTCAAATAGAGAAACGTGGCCTGCAAGAC GCTAGACTATACAGAGTGCCAGGGGCAGAACCCCTCGTGCGTGAATGGAAATACAAACTGCTCGCTGCCCAAGGAGCTCTTCCTCCCTTCGACCTGGTGGATGATGTACATGTGATCTGTAGCATCCTCAAGGATTTCCTGAGGAACCTGAAAGAGCCTTTAGTTACCTTTTTCCTGCATTCTGCTTTCTTGAAGGCAGCAG AAATTCTGGATGAATCTGCCTGCCATACTGAACTCTGCCGCATTGTCAAGAAGTTGCCTGTGACTAATAGAGACACACTAGCGTTTCTCATGCTCCATTTGCATAG GGTCATGCAGAGCCCCGATTGTCAAATGGACCGCCATAACTTGGCAAGTATCTTCGGACCATTGCTAGTCGGACACAGCACTCCCAGACCCAGCCCACTTGTCATTATGGAAGGCAGACCACACCAGTGCCTG GTCATCTCCCATCTCCTAACATTGCCACTCACGTTTTGGAAGCATTTTATAGAAGAAGAGCCAGAAAACCTTGTCTCCTCAGTACATCAGCCCATTGTAATGAATGAACAAG AGGCCAGCCCTGTCCAGTTGAGTCCAGGAAATGGCTGCTTTCAAAACAAGATTCATAATTGCATGGACACAACTTTGCCACTTTT GAATGTGTCGCATGCCAAAAAGACGGGGAGTTTGTTCCCACCTCCAAAATAA
- the LOC139154371 gene encoding rac GTPase-activating protein 1-like isoform X2 gives MLKKKCKLQLFYDYLMADPPTSPLTKDQHVDMTTAERLHFRRSSLLPRKQGLCPIEEIDTSILSDISSDHLDEEVDIRMIRPVKSKNRMRLSLAPLVQPSVAARHSQRSGAFTNNLTSVWNSTDESGRQNSQVGSKTIGPVFGGTIHPSEKPPLQQHQLASKIVIRLAWCVVCKSRLCFGRKALRCQSCQLLMHPECKEQCPLQCVSGAYSRVKEGILADFAPSKPPLVPPIVVQCVVQIEKRGLQDARLYRVPGAEPLVREWKYKLLAAQGALPPFDLVDDVHVICSILKDFLRNLKEPLVTFFLHSAFLKAAEILDESACHTELCRIVKKLPVTNRDTLAFLMLHLHRVMQSPDCQMDRHNLASIFGPLLVGHSTPRPSPLVIMEGRPHQCLVISHLLTLPLTFWKHFIEEEPENLVSSVHQPIVMNEQEASPVQLSPGNGCFQNKIHNCMDTTLPLLNVSHAKKTGSLFPPPK, from the exons AAATGCAAGTTGCAGCTTTTCTATGACTACCTGATGGCGGATCCACCGACCAGTCCCCTCACCAAAGATCAGCATGTAGACATGACCACTGCTGAAAGGCTGCATTTCAGACGCAGTAGCCTACTGCCTAGAAAACA GGGATTGTGTCCAATAGAAGAAATTGATACCTCGATTCTATCTGACATCAGTTCTGACCACTTGGATGAGGAAGTG gATATAAGGATGATCAGACCTGTCAAAAGCAAAAACAGAATG cgTTTGTCCCTGGCCCCCTTGGTTCAACCATCAGTAGCAGCCAGGCACTCACAGCGCTCCGGAGCTTTTACTAACAAT CTCACTTCTGTCTGGAATAGCACTGATGAATCTGGTAGACAAAATAGCCAGGTTGGAAGCAAGACCATTGGACCTGTCTTCGGGGGAACTATTCATCCATCAGAAAAGCCACCACTCCAGCAACACCAATTGGCTTCCAAAATA GTGATTCGTCTGGCCTGGTGTGTCGTTTGCAAATCCCGCCTGTGCTTTGGGAGGAAGGCACTTAGGTGTCAGTCATGTCAGCTTCTAATGCATCCAGAGTGCAAAGAACAGTGTCCCCTGCAGTGTGTGTCAGGTGCCTACTCCAGAGTGAAAGAG GGTATACTGGCTGATTTTGCGCCTTCCAAGCCACCTCTGGTGCCCCCCATTGTGGTTCAATGTGTGGTTCAAATAGAGAAACGTGGCCTGCAAGAC GCTAGACTATACAGAGTGCCAGGGGCAGAACCCCTCGTGCGTGAATGGAAATACAAACTGCTCGCTGCCCAAGGAGCTCTTCCTCCCTTCGACCTGGTGGATGATGTACATGTGATCTGTAGCATCCTCAAGGATTTCCTGAGGAACCTGAAAGAGCCTTTAGTTACCTTTTTCCTGCATTCTGCTTTCTTGAAGGCAGCAG AAATTCTGGATGAATCTGCCTGCCATACTGAACTCTGCCGCATTGTCAAGAAGTTGCCTGTGACTAATAGAGACACACTAGCGTTTCTCATGCTCCATTTGCATAG GGTCATGCAGAGCCCCGATTGTCAAATGGACCGCCATAACTTGGCAAGTATCTTCGGACCATTGCTAGTCGGACACAGCACTCCCAGACCCAGCCCACTTGTCATTATGGAAGGCAGACCACACCAGTGCCTG GTCATCTCCCATCTCCTAACATTGCCACTCACGTTTTGGAAGCATTTTATAGAAGAAGAGCCAGAAAACCTTGTCTCCTCAGTACATCAGCCCATTGTAATGAATGAACAAG AGGCCAGCCCTGTCCAGTTGAGTCCAGGAAATGGCTGCTTTCAAAACAAGATTCATAATTGCATGGACACAACTTTGCCACTTTT GAATGTGTCGCATGCCAAAAAGACGGGGAGTTTGTTCCCACCTCCAAAATAA
- the LOC139154371 gene encoding rac GTPase-activating protein 1-like isoform X3 yields the protein MADPPTSPLTKDQHVDMTTAERLHFRRSSLLPRKQGLCPIEEIDTSILSDISSDHLDEEVDIRMIRPVKSKNRMRLSLAPLVQPSVAARHSQRSGAFTNNLTSVWNSTDESGRQNSQVGSKTIGPVFGGTIHPSEKPPLQQHQLASKIVIRLAWCVVCKSRLCFGRKALRCQSCQLLMHPECKEQCPLQCVSGAYSRVKEGILADFAPSKPPLVPPIVVQCVVQIEKRGLQDARLYRVPGAEPLVREWKYKLLAAQGALPPFDLVDDVHVICSILKDFLRNLKEPLVTFFLHSAFLKAAEILDESACHTELCRIVKKLPVTNRDTLAFLMLHLHRVMQSPDCQMDRHNLASIFGPLLVGHSTPRPSPLVIMEGRPHQCLVISHLLTLPLTFWKHFIEEEPENLVSSVHQPIVMNEQEASPVQLSPGNGCFQNKIHNCMDTTLPLLNVSHAKKTGSLFPPPK from the exons ATGGCGGATCCACCGACCAGTCCCCTCACCAAAGATCAGCATGTAGACATGACCACTGCTGAAAGGCTGCATTTCAGACGCAGTAGCCTACTGCCTAGAAAACA GGGATTGTGTCCAATAGAAGAAATTGATACCTCGATTCTATCTGACATCAGTTCTGACCACTTGGATGAGGAAGTG gATATAAGGATGATCAGACCTGTCAAAAGCAAAAACAGAATG cgTTTGTCCCTGGCCCCCTTGGTTCAACCATCAGTAGCAGCCAGGCACTCACAGCGCTCCGGAGCTTTTACTAACAAT CTCACTTCTGTCTGGAATAGCACTGATGAATCTGGTAGACAAAATAGCCAGGTTGGAAGCAAGACCATTGGACCTGTCTTCGGGGGAACTATTCATCCATCAGAAAAGCCACCACTCCAGCAACACCAATTGGCTTCCAAAATA GTGATTCGTCTGGCCTGGTGTGTCGTTTGCAAATCCCGCCTGTGCTTTGGGAGGAAGGCACTTAGGTGTCAGTCATGTCAGCTTCTAATGCATCCAGAGTGCAAAGAACAGTGTCCCCTGCAGTGTGTGTCAGGTGCCTACTCCAGAGTGAAAGAG GGTATACTGGCTGATTTTGCGCCTTCCAAGCCACCTCTGGTGCCCCCCATTGTGGTTCAATGTGTGGTTCAAATAGAGAAACGTGGCCTGCAAGAC GCTAGACTATACAGAGTGCCAGGGGCAGAACCCCTCGTGCGTGAATGGAAATACAAACTGCTCGCTGCCCAAGGAGCTCTTCCTCCCTTCGACCTGGTGGATGATGTACATGTGATCTGTAGCATCCTCAAGGATTTCCTGAGGAACCTGAAAGAGCCTTTAGTTACCTTTTTCCTGCATTCTGCTTTCTTGAAGGCAGCAG AAATTCTGGATGAATCTGCCTGCCATACTGAACTCTGCCGCATTGTCAAGAAGTTGCCTGTGACTAATAGAGACACACTAGCGTTTCTCATGCTCCATTTGCATAG GGTCATGCAGAGCCCCGATTGTCAAATGGACCGCCATAACTTGGCAAGTATCTTCGGACCATTGCTAGTCGGACACAGCACTCCCAGACCCAGCCCACTTGTCATTATGGAAGGCAGACCACACCAGTGCCTG GTCATCTCCCATCTCCTAACATTGCCACTCACGTTTTGGAAGCATTTTATAGAAGAAGAGCCAGAAAACCTTGTCTCCTCAGTACATCAGCCCATTGTAATGAATGAACAAG AGGCCAGCCCTGTCCAGTTGAGTCCAGGAAATGGCTGCTTTCAAAACAAGATTCATAATTGCATGGACACAACTTTGCCACTTTT GAATGTGTCGCATGCCAAAAAGACGGGGAGTTTGTTCCCACCTCCAAAATAA